Below is a genomic region from Miscanthus floridulus cultivar M001 chromosome 1, ASM1932011v1, whole genome shotgun sequence.
gcccctgctcccgccccctccccctccccccccacacacacacaccaccaccaccaccaccacaaaaaaagaaaaaaactatatatatttcataattaatttaataatacttgttttgtatcataaatattaggaGTCTTAtacaactttggtcaaactttaaaTCGTTTGACTCCTTAAAAAATAAGAATTACATTATTATGTGGACGGAGGGAGTGACTCCTAAAAATTAGCCAAGGTTTTGTTTGAATCCTCAGTTAATAAGTCAGTTAATGACTAAACTACCACCCAGCTAACAATTACTAGCTATTAGCTGTTTTTTCTCGACTAACACAACTAATAGTTAATTGGgtgatccaaacaaggcctagtcCAATACCGTGTATTGAGCTTCATGTGGAGCCTCCCTAGACATGATGAAGTCGCATTAGCTAGAATTCGAACTCAAAGATTTTTATAACCTTGATGTAAAATTGAGTTGTATGTTCTGATCAATTACACGGTCCCAAAAGTCATTGAGCTGCATGCCTGCATGTGGTGACCACTTGCACTCAAAGGTCTAAACTGACGGAGATAATGGACTATAGAATTAAGCTTTAACACCATGTCTTGATCATTCGCCAgaggaaattgattgtttctttgTAGTTGATTGTTTCTTTGTAAGTAGTTATTCATTTTCCTACTGAGACTGGAGTGTACACCGGCCCTGCCAAGTTGCATACACAAATTATGGAACGCACGCATCACAGAAACACGACCATTTTCAGGTAGCACAGCTATCAGCACGCGCGACACCGAGTCACGCACGGTCGGACGACAAGAAGCTATAGATCACCGCGTCTcgggcctcgccgccgccgcgtccggcGATGTAGCGGCGCAGCACCCCCTCCTTGTGGAAGCCGGCCTTCTCCAGCACCCTCTGCAACCGCACGTTGTCCACGTCCGTCACCGCCTCCAGCCGCTCCAGCCCCGGCAGGTCGTCGAACACCCTGCCCAGCACCTGCAGCGCGCGCACCGCACCACCGGGCGCAGCCATGGAGACACACGAACACGATCACGATCACGATCACGAACGACGCCATGAGCAAGAACACCCGTGCGCGAGCTGGTAATTACAGTACCAtcctgacggcggcggcggcgatgccgCGGCCCCACTGGTCGTATCGAGGGCGTAGCCGATGTTGGCCCTGCGGCCGCCCTCGTCAGCATACGGCCACACGGACACCTGCCCCACGGGCACGGGGCGGCCGTCGCTGACGCAGACGGCGCGGAACCACGGGTGGCCCAGCACGGTGTCCCTGATCTGCGCCACGGCCTGCTCCCGCGTGGCGCAGAGCGGCCGCTTCAGGTACCGCATCACGCGGTCGTCCGACGCCCACGCCATGAAGGCATCCACGTCCGCCAGGCCCAGCTCCCGCAGCGACACCACCGTCGGCGCGTGCTGCTGCCCTCCGTCCCGTCGCTGCCCGTGGTGCACGACGCCGTCGGCCGCTGGCTCCATCGTCGTTGCTCGCCTCTGGCTGAGATTAGCTTAATTTGCCTCCCAGCCCCAGGCAGGCGTGCGCATCGATCGGAGCAACCGTgcgatcagcctgttcgtttgttgggcTTATAAGACATggtacaatattttcctctcccAACGAACCAACACCAGCCAGGcttatcagcccaaaaaccaaccagcgaacagagcgTTGCGATTCGCGTCAAACGTGTCGCGGTCAATCGGTCGGTCATATGGATAAGAACATGATACTACGAGTAATTAACAATGTTGCACGCACTACCGAATGATCTTATCTTGCTCTCATTTTGACTTTCCAATTCATAATTTTCTTCTTCAAATTTTCACTCACACACATCATACGGCCCATCGGGCTTGTTCTGCTGCTGCCGACGGTCCGTATCCGCATCGACGACGATGCTGAACATGACCATGTCCCTGGGCCGGCCCTTGAGCAGGATGTACTTCCGCAGCACGCCCTCCCTGACGAACCCGGCCTTCTCCAGCACGCGCTGCGACGCCGGGTTCTCCACGTCGGCCACGGCCTCTAGCCGCAGCAGCCACGGCCACGCCGCGAACACGGCCTCGGCCGCCGCCCGCACCGCGCGCGTCGCCACGCCGCGGCCCCAGTGCGCGTGCGCCACGCGGTACCCCACGGACGCCCTGAACAGCCGCCCGTCCTCGGCGGGTCCCGGCTTCACGGAGATGGACCCGACCACGGGGAGGGGCGCGCCGGGGCCGGCGCAGATGGCGCGGTACCACGGGTGAGGCAGGACGTGGTCGGCGATGTAGCGGCGGGCCTGGTCGACGTGCTCGTAGGCGTCGCGCCGCTGGAAGCGGACCACGCGAGGGTCCGACGCCCACGACATGAACGCCTCCGCGTCCGCGTCCGACAGCGTGAACTCGCGGAGGGAGACCTCTAGCTCCGCCGCTGGGGCAGGGGCTCCTCCCTGCTGGACCTCCATGCTCCCGTCGTCGCCACAACGCCTCGAGCTCGAGCTCGCGGGCCGTCACGTAACGTGAACTCTCCGGCGTGTCTCTGCTCTAGTGTATTGTGTATATGTAGCCGGTCTTGGTCTCTTGGATGAGCCGACAAGCTTGACCACACACGGCGGAGGTGTAGTAGTAGTCCATGGTGTTGACTTGAGCATTCCGAGACCATACGCCGCTGCCTCCAAACGATCTCTTGTGACGTGTGCAACTTGGGGCTGCGGTACACGTCAGCATGGTTTCAGCGGGCGGGGTTGCTGATATTCTGTTTGCTATCTCATAATCACATTAACATTGGATGCAAACTGTTCGGATTACATACACACTAATAACTTGCTAATGACAGACCAGGGCTTTCTTCTCTTGAAATATAACTAGAAGACCCCGCACGTTGTTGCGGGTATTAGAAACGGAAATGAGTGGAGATGATGTATGTGGATAGCTTGCGATTAGAGATTGAAAGTTGGTGAAAGGGCTTTCTTCTCTTGTCATATAACTAGAAGATACCCCACACGTTAGTGCGGATATCACAAAGAATTTGGAACACGGGTATTACGAAAAAATTGAAATGAAAATGAGTGGAGATGGTGTATGTTGATAGCTTGCAATTAGAGGTTGGAAGTTAGTGAAATGACTTTATTGAGGTATGATGTGGATGCCTTGCATGATAAGATAGACTTATAGTGGGAAATATAGATAAGCTAAGAACGTATAAGCACCTCATCACTAGAATAaataaagccaaaaaaatatgatCACCCGTGTCAAGTCGATGACTTAAACTTGGATGAACATGTTCCACTATAAGGATCCCAACCAAATCAGCACTAATTATAATAGTGTCATGAGCCAATTATACCACAGAATATACCATTGCTCTTGAATGCTACTTACTTATCTTCTCATAGTAACCACCACATGCTTTTTAAATTTGAACGGTGTTGGACGTGCAAATGTGTGGCAATTAGAAACTTGAGACTTAATTAAATGCCGTAAATGACATAACAAATACGAATACGTAGAAAGTTAGTAGAAAAAAAAGAAACTCATCACCATGATTGATGCTATTGATAAAAGAAACTGCACCGTCTTTAAACGTGATATTAGCATGCAACATTGAGGCACAGAGACGACGGATACATAATTCTCCATCTACTTAGATTGTAGCCGCGTGATGGCCATGTTGAAGGAAGAATGCCGCATCTTGATGTGTTGGATGTCTGACAAAATGGTCTCAATCAAATAGGCTGTCAATATTGGCACTGTTTGATTAATTGGGCTTGACCCATAACTAGTCCAGCAATTAATCAAAGGATTCCAAAGACCCACTATTAGTGCTAAGTGGGAGTGGGATTAGTACCTCATGAAAAACCCACTAGGAAGGTACTCAACTTAAATAGGAAGCTAGTGTGTACTCCTGTAGACAAGTTGAGGAGGAGAGTTGGGGGGCCACACAAGTGCGTCATGTCATGCCTTGCTGAGCCAGGCCGCAACAGACGTGATGTGCTGGCTTTTGGAGCTCAGGACAACAGGAGATGGTAAAGGCAGAGGTCAACAAGGGGCACAAGCGATAAATGAGTGGGTGCAGAAGGATAGGATGCGAAATTACTGTTCTACCCCTTCTAGAATCCATCCAGGTTCACCCTCTAGTCTCTATGCGATCTCCAGCCTAAGTCCCTTGCCCCTACAAGGGGCTTGGGAGAGTAGGCCTCTGAAGCTCCATCCGCTTGTGTACCTGCAAGGATAAGGATAGACAAATATCAAGTTTTTGGGGGAGTGCATTTGCGTGACTGCTCTTCGTCTGTCGAGCGAATGACTATTTTGACAATCGCTCGTGGGGCTGCACTGCGTACCTCTCCCACATCGAGCCTATATTGACTACTTCGAGCAGGCCATCATGACTTAGTCAGATGGTAACAGTGCCCCTACCTTCGGCACAGGTTCGACCCAAGGGTACAGTTTAAACTTATCTTTGGCGCATTTGGTTATGTGCACTATGCATCTATTGGTAGGATATGCTACTAGCTTGTTTGCTAGCAGATCTGCATACACGATTGTcagtgttttgtaaaccagactagtaaacgtATACGATTGCCGcgttgctctaggaagacgatagtagcatccaatagacacgaggatttatactggttcaagccgaaggcctacgtccagtctgagagatgatcgagtgtgtgttcctcgcttgaatgctctgaagttcttacaataggggtgcaagaaaggtggaagAGATGGAAGGTCCTATGCTAGGTGAAGGGCTGCCCGAAGAGAAGCTCCAGaagccctactacaatggtgaatgaatggaatggtagaggatgtgaatCGTTCCCGAGATGGGTGCCCTagatgcccttatatagagtttgaggCCAGGGCTTATACGAAGAGGAGGTTCTCCTGACCAAAGGGTCaagagcccgagggagggccaaACTAACTTTGCTTGCAAGCTACGCTGTCTTCTGGTGCACGTTCGGTCGTggccatcgtcatgatcttctagCCATGTTGCGGCAGGATGTGACGTGGCGCTACTATGCTGGCCGTGGTGGCACTGTAGCCTCGATGGTGGTTCGTTAGCCATCCTATGTAAGGTGGTGTCCGTCGTGGACTTTGTCATCGTATCCTGTCTCCTAGGGGCGTCGTACCCAAATTAGTTAGCTGCCCTGGTCGTTGATTACTTGGTTGCTTTGCGGGGCCGAGGGCCACGACCCCGATGTTCGGGGTCAGGGCATCCTGCCGGTCTAGATGGCCTTTTCATCGAGTCCcttgtcgtggatcccatcccgcaGTGGGTGGGATAGTATATCCGTACCACCGAGGTGTATGTGGTCGGTGGTCTTCATACCCATTATCACCGCTTTGAAGCTATGTTGTCTTGTCCGTGCAGCGTGGCACATGATTGGTGTCTGACCGGACtgaggtgactgttgtcccctcggtccttgcggggttGGTGCAGCGTGCTCGCTTTTGTCAGAGCAGGAGCGCTTGTCCAAACACGACCTTTCCCCATCCCTTCCGAGGGTCATAATGGGGAGAGGTCGTGTGCTTTGCGAATGTCACATGGCCAGGGATGGAAATTGGTTCACGGATGACCCCGACCTTAGTTCCTGACTTGTGATGCTTGTTTTTTGCTAGCCATGGTCGCTTGGGCCTCTCCTTGTTGATATGTTGTGGGCCACATGGCCTGCTATCTAATTGGTGCCTTGAGATACCCCATGGTTataaccccgacagtagcccctgagcgttTTTGTGATCGCAAAGCGATTGCAAAAGCGCTGGTACGCATGCGTGTTGTGACGCGGGCTCGTTCTCATGGCCTGCTCAAGCTTTGCCGCTCGACCCCTGGTGGGTTGGTGCGATCGGTGTGGTAGGGGGTCGCTAGGTTTTGTTTTGTTAGGACATCCTGATGTTGTGGCATGTGACTGCTGGGCTTTATCACATCGGAGAGTAGTGCGTTGGGTTCGTGATCCAGGCGGGGCCTTGGAGTGGTCTTGTTGATGCTGCTCCGATCTTGCCTTTGGGGAAGTCTCGATTTTCTCGCCCTTGCGTGGGCATCCGTCGCTGCTCGTGACCTTTCGTGATCCGCCACATGGCGAGGGGGTCTTGGGCTACTCAACCCACTTCTAGGTCTATAAGTTAGGGCTTCTTTCCTGTTCAAACTACCCCTAGCGCCAAGTTTCCTTTGACCTCTTTGAAGAGCTTAACTTTTAAACGGGAAAGAGAAGAAAGGTTTCTGAAGAGAACCTCGCGGTTCCTAAACATGCTCCTGCTAGGGATCATGGGTGGCAACCAGAGGCCATGTCTGTCTGTCCCAACAATCGATGCTAGAAGGGATCTCGTGAGTCAGGGGGCAAGGGTTAGTATGGCCACCGCGTCGGGTCATGCATGATATTGGTGTGCCATCTCATCACCATTTCTTGCTCCGAGCCTAGGCGGCTCATGTGCTCAAAATGGATGACGTTCAGAGTCGCTTTCGGCACCCCTCAGAGGTCTATGCGCTAGTCGTTGGCCCGCTCGGACTGCTGAtggaacaggaggaggaggaggcagtgcTTCCCCTTCACTCCACCCCCATAAGATGGGGTAGGATGGTGACATGGCCATACCACTACTACCAGCTGCTCCCTCCTTCAGAGCCAAAGGAGTTGTCGTGTTCCTCCTACGCGTTGTTGCTTAGGGGCATGACGCTAGCGGGGGAGTCAGGGGGGGGGGTTTGCAACCCCTGGTTCCCTGGTGACGCTTGGCCTTGGGTTGTCAATTGGCATCACCATCGAGGTGATGCCTTTTTGATGTTTTGGCGGCATGGCTACTTTTATACCCGCCAAAGGAATTTCCTTTTTGATACTTCTAAGTAGACTTTGCCATGAGCCCCCAAGCCATAGGTTTGGGAGCATCCCTTTAACCTAGGCTCGCCTTGGTGTCATGGAGGATTGTTTCCCTAACCTCTTACTGCACGGTCATGAGGTTTCTTGCAGTCGTACATTGGCTCATAGGTCTTGGACCTTTTTGTCTTTTCCGCATGACTGAGCCATGATCACATTTTGGGGTTCCACATTGCGTGTCACCCTGGCCTTTTGCTTCGTCGTTCTCTCCTAGAGAGGTCATGGACCCCTAATGGTTTGAGTCTCTAGAGAAGGCCTCAGGTCTAAGACCTAGGACGCAGGGAGGAATCAGTCGTGGCTAGGCCCTGACTTCTTTCGAGGTCACGGGGACCCAACTCCATTTATTCTTTCCTGGCGTCCTTGATGACCTCGAGAGGTCGCGTTGCCTTGTCATAGGTGGGTTTGTTTTCACCCCACGCAGTGAGAGGTATGTCCACCATAACCACACGGCCGATGTGGTGCGCCTCGTAGGGGTCTTTGGGTAATTTGTgtgggacccgatatcctccccaatcgatgtGGAGTTTGGCTGTGCCTCACATGAGATGTCCCATAAATCATCAACCATCAATCCCGTTGGTCCCCAACTACCTCCATAGtagccagagggcaagatgcctccccccagAGAGGGTCAACCCAGGAGACTTTGAAGCGGACGACTCGAACATagggagagatggtcatgtggctccaCACCACCGATTGGAGCCATGGGGGCGCATATCCTCCCTGCCcatatcccttttgtggccttaAGCCCTTCtaaggcttggcccaagagtgGTTTTCCTAAGTACGATGTGGGGTCATACCCAAATTAGGTAGCTGCCTAGGTCGTTGATTACTTGGTCGCTTTGTAGGGCCGAGGGCCATGACCCTAATCTTCGGGGTCAGGGCATCCTACTGGTATGGATGGCCTTTTCATCGAGTCCcttgtcgtggatcccatcccacaGTGGGTGGGACCATATATCCGTACCACCGAGCCGTATCTAGTCGGTGGTCTTCGTACCTGTTATCAATGCTTTgaggtggtgttgtcttgtccatgCGGCATGGCATAGGGTTGGTGTTTGACCGAGATGAGGTGACtgatgtcccctcggtccttgtagGGTTAGTGCAGCATGCACGCTTTTGTCAGAGCAGGAGCGCTTGGCCGAATGCGACCTCTCCCCATCCCTTCCAAGGGTCATAATGGGGAGAGGTCATGTGCTTTGCGAACGTCACGTGGCCAGGGCTAGAGATTGGTTCACAACCGACCCCGGCCTTAGTTCCTGACTTGTGATGCTCATCTTTTGCTGGGCCTCAGTCACTTGGGCCTCTCCTTGCTGATGTGTTGCGGGCTACATGGCCTGCTATCTAATTGGTGCCTTGAGATACCCCATGGTTataaccccgacagtagcccctgagtgtTTTTGCGATCGCAAAGCGATTGCAAAAGTGCTGGTACGCATGCGTGCTGTGACACAGGCTCGTTCTCATGGCCTGCTCGAGCTTTGCCGCTCGACCCCTGGAGGGTTGGTGCAACCAGTGTGGTAGGGGGTCGCTAGGTTTTGTTTTGTTAGGACGTCCTGACGATGTGGCTTGTGACTGCTGGGCTTTGTCACATTGGAGAGCAGTGCGTCGAGGTTCACGATTCAGGTGGGGCCTTGGATTGGTCTTGTTGATGCTGCTCCGGTCTTGCCTTTGGGGAAGTCTCAATTTTCTCGCCATTGTGTGGCATCCGTCACTACCCGTGACCTTTCGTGGTCCGCCTTGTGGTGAGGGGGTCTTGGGCCGCTCAACCCACTTCTGGGTCTATAAGTTAGGGCTTCTTTCCTATTTGAACTACCCCTATCGCCAAGTTTCCTCTGACCTCTTTGAGGAGCTTAGCTTTTAAAGGGGAAAGAGAAGAAAGGTTTTTGAAGGGCATGTGTGTGCTCTATCGTTGTTTACTACTATGCACTATGAGCATGTGATCAAGAGAAAGCGTACTAAAcctgccctctctctctctgccaaGGAAGAGAGTAAGTTCAATGTGATAGATAACTTGTTCAAAGGTGCTCTTATCAGTATATTGGCAGATAACATAATAGATTGTACATGGACTTGCCTACGGACAATGAgatgtgggatgcacttgaggccaagtTTGGAGTTGCTGATGCTGGCAGTGAGTTGTATATCAATAAGATATATTCATAATTCACTTGGACCAACCATCTTCATGACCTAGACGCTTTCATTTTTGGCCAACTCATCAAGCAACCAATAAATTTGATTTTCATTTCCTTTGCTTGGGCTAGAATAGTTTCACGAGCTTCCAATTTCCAATATCATCCATCAACTGCATCAAGTGTCAAGTCATTGAAAATTATCATAGTCAGTCAGTCATTTCTCTTGAGTACAACAGTCACCAGTGATCTTCACCAACCACCAGACATCATCGGCAATCAACTTTCAACAGTTATCATACCTTTCAACCTTCAACACTAACATTTTGTCTCTTTTTTTGCATGATGTATCATTTAATGATTTTACAT
It encodes:
- the LOC136473618 gene encoding uncharacterized protein, producing MEVQQGGAPAPAAELEVSLREFTLSDADAEAFMSWASDPRVVRFQRRDAYEHVDQARRYIADHVLPHPWYRAICAGPGAPLPVVGSISVKPGPAEDGRLFRASVGYRVAHAHWGRGVATRAVRAAAEAVFAAWPWLLRLEAVADVENPASQRVLEKAGFVREGVLRKYILLKGRPRDMVMFSIVVDADTDRRQQQNKPDGPYDVCE